The following proteins are co-located in the Doryrhamphus excisus isolate RoL2022-K1 chromosome 3, RoL_Dexc_1.0, whole genome shotgun sequence genome:
- the LOC131125620 gene encoding zinc finger protein 644-like, whose amino-acid sequence MAAEMSCLAGVDGDDKDADPDINALFLLQESVKMAEESTSCNDSFDKRALNQSTVLDVLSNTDMLAPIGLGNGLSLHEATQADGYAELNSIPIDKDEEKSITQLKTVQEIDTAGIWGFDMESPENLSDDFSSPNDFQWDPHKEFMQFLWENHNDSSGQEPKEEVHPLNNQSKRKRKMDMVVMVDPSVDMYSDLSHKSPEDFSHTEDQVDSIPVKDVKKARTFSKLQTSQTVNVPSHPNGTMKAIKQVLCNVPGRNSHEGNPSRGLSSLNGRLTANSHSEEKASCYPCSKCKLIFKKAHHLQRHMKTHQDPPNHLPKTYMCRECGDSFRQSSLLIEHMSGHHEKRPRLPDKLKAWGDKDNKDNQDNDAKLFCPQCPFTTNCPNTFVQHAKTHDKRKLGCDKCSYRTESRHDLMRHDIVQHTVKAVRKQIRDGDCKTFSCNICSYKAFSKNVFKNHLLRRHQQEFKEYECAQYAEKHIQPSEEEQHIPSCTLVEDAELTSEITIQNQVPSKRACLPAESSDISDLFQSNKIKRGLKSQLTESKLDKSINVLLSRQKHGRKTAEQRKENTSITDLSCKNEGSHQAQENAALSPNGLTGSSHEVERVPNCNLDQSPIRKSPSKRKMSTPYRNTSDQDSCFILPKPMPSPKRLNQGDADDYDRKDTFHLKDTDANMFDNGGNPENHNLIYTYSRRMSIRGALQASKQLFEKTKNEEQEQSDPPIKEEDMETEVFQGTFDSHPLSSIAEDMSELELDRKYHCPYCSAVFHSGVGLSNHVRGHLHRIGLTYKARHVLTPDQVVCKDRKPKIPRKITSFQKLKKVLQLQPDSEETGIHSCPLCGDSFDNRKGQSNHVRGHLKKIGRAYLSKNRSPLLVLKELMRNKKEYLRAVEILGKKQNNSHYGADHFMPTSFGIHQNDSDSSVCADVKPLRPVFSFLERDADKSQLQTKLDEQDSLSDTTALIGILKKRKCQEDSKPKGILHISRYPAPVSCNGEHSLGPRVASSLPIATSEKGEFNRKACVHCNASFHSGVSLSNHLRACVKRKRSASLEGTTFDCKARRQRLRQSSKKKMLPLTQTPEEMYRLTCRFCDLVFQGPLSVQEDWVKHLQRHIMNTGVPHTGLGMVEVTSPSTDLACIKTDQEDTLNAAQATS is encoded by the exons ATGGCAGCTGAAATGTCATGTCTGGCAGGTGTTGATGGAGATGACAAAGATGCAGATCCTGACATTAACGCCCTCTTCCTTCTTCAAGAATCTGTGAAAATGGCGGAAGAATCAACCTCTTGCAACGATTCTTTCGACAAACGGGCTCTAAATCAGTCCACGGTCCTAGATGTTCTGTCAAACACAGACATGTTGGCTCCAATTGGCTTGGGTAATGGACTTTCTCTACATGAGGCCACACAGGCTGATGGGTATGCTGAACTCAACAGCATACCCATAGACAAAGATGAGGAAAAAAGCATCACCCAGTTAAAAACTGTGCAAGAAATAGATACTGCTGGAATTTGGGGCTTTGATATGGAATCACCGGAGAACTTATCTGATGATTTCAGTAGCCCCAATGACTTCCAATGGGACCCTCATAAAGAGTTTATGCAGTTTCTGTGGGAGAATCACAATGATTCTTCAGGTCAGGAACCTAAAGAGGAAGTGCATCCTCTAAACAACCAGAGCAAAAGAAAACGCAAAATGGACATGGTTGTCATGGTAGATCCCTCAGTGGACATGTATTCAGATTTGAGTCACAAGTCACCTGAGGATTTCTCTCATACGGAGGACCAAGTGGACTCCATTCCTGTCAAAGATGTCAAAAAGGCAAGGACTTTCTCCAAGCTGCAGACATCCCAGACAGTCAACGTTCCAAGTCATCCTAATGGAACCATGAAAGCCATCAAGCAAGTTCTCTGCAATGTACCGGGAAGAAATTCGCACGAAGGTAACCCAAGCCGTGGCCTTTCATCACTGAATGGGAGGCTCACGGCGAATTCCCATTCAGAGGAGAAAGCATCTTGTTACCCATGCTCAAAATGTAAGCTCATTTTCAAGAAGGCCCATCATTTGCAACGTCATATGAAAACTCACCAAGACCCACCAAATCATTTGCCAAAGACTTATATGTGCAGAGAATGTGGCGATTCTTTCAGGCAAAGCAGTCTCCTGATTGAGCACATGAGTGGACACCATGAGAAAAGACCAAGGCTCCCCGACAAGCTCAAAGCATGGGGGGACAAGGACAACAAGGACAACCAGGACAACGATGCAAAGCTTTTCTGCCCGCAGTGTCCGTTTACAACGAACTGCCCCAACACATTTGTTCAACATGCAAAAACCCACGACAAGAGAAAGTTGGGATGTGACAAATGTAGCTACAGGACCGAGAGCAGACATGATCTTATGAGACACGACATCGTCCAGCACACGGTAAAGGCGGTTAGAAAGCAAATCAGGGACGGCGACTGTAAAACCTTCTCTTGCAACATTTGCTCTTACAAAGCTTttagcaaaaatgtttttaaaaatcacctGCTGCGCCGCCACCAACAAGAGTTTAAGGAATATGAATGTGCACAGTATGCCGAGAAACACATCCAACCGTCCGAGGAAGAGCAGCACATTCCTTCTTGCACACTGGTAGAAGACGCAGAGTTAACCTCAGAAATTACCATTCAAAATCAGGTCCCCTCAAAAAGAGCTTGTTTGCCCGCTGAGTCGAGCGACATTTCAGATTTATTTCAAAGTAACAAGATCAAGCGAGGTCTAAAGTCCCAACTCACTGAATCCAAATTGGATAAATCCATTAATGTTCTACTATCCCGACAAAAACATGGAAGGAAGACCGCAGAGCAGAGGAAAGAAAACACATCTATAACTGATTTGAGTTGTAAAAATGAAGGTTCTCATCAGGCTCAGGAAAACGCGGCATTATCTCCAAATGGTCTCACAGGATCATCCCATGAGGTGGAAAGGGTTCCCAATTGCAATCTCGATCAATCGCCTATCAGGAAGTCCCCATCTAAGAGAAAGATGTCCACCCCTTACCGCAACACTTCGGACCAAGACTCCTGTTTTATCTTGCCAAAACCTATGCCAAGCCCGAAGAGACTAAACCAAGGAGATGCTGATGACTACGATAGAAAAGACACTTTCCATCTAAAAGACACAGATGCCAACATGTTTGACAACGGTGGCAATCCAGaaaatcataatttaatttataccTATAGCAGAAGAATGTCGATACGTGGTGCTCTCCAGGCATCAAAGCAGCTTTTTGAGAAAACAAAGAACGAAGAGCAGGAGCAGAGCGACCCTCCAATAAAAGAAGAAGACATGGAAACAGAAGTGTTTCAAGGAACCTTTGACTCTCATCCATTATCATCCATAGCAGAAGACATGTCAGAGCTGGAACTGGACCGCAAGTACCACTGCCCGTACTGTTCTGCAGTCTTTCACTCGGGAGTGGGCTTGTCCAATCACGTGAGAGGACATCTTCACAGGATTGGACTAACCTACAAAGCGCGCCATGTCCTGACTCCTGACCAGGTGGTTTGTAAAGACCGGAAACCCAAAATCCCTCGGAAGATCACATCGTTCCAGAAACTGAAAAAAG tgTTGCAGTTGCAGCCAGATTCCGAGGAGACGGGTATCCATTCCTGCCCATTATGTGGGGATTCATTTGACAATAGGAAAGGACAGTCCAACCATGTTCGGGGCCACCTCAAAAAGATTGGTAGAGCCTATTTATCAAAGAACAGATCCCCATTACTTGTACTCAAGGAGTTGATGCGGAACAAAAAGGAGTACCTCAGGGCAGTTGAGATCCTAGGAAAGAAACAGAATAATTCCCATTATGGTGCTGATCATTTCATGCCAACTTCCTTTGGAATCCACCAGAATGACTCGGATTCAAGCGTGTGCGCTGATGTCAAACCACTCAGGCCTGTATTTTCATTCTTGGAAAGGGACGCTGACAAAAGCCAACTGCAGACCAAGTTGGATGAGCAGGATTCGCTTTCCGACACGACTGCATTGATAGGAATTCTGAAGAAGAGAAAGTGCCAGGAAGACTCCAAACCCAAGGGGATTTTGCATATATCCAGGTACCCTGCACCGGTCTCCTGCAATGGTGAACATAGTTTGGGACCAAGAGTGGCGTCTTCACTGCCAATCGCGACATCGG AGAAAGGCGAATTCAACAGGAAGGCGTGTGTCCACTGCAATGCAAGTTTTCACAGTGGCGTCAGTCTGTCCAATCATCTCCGTGCATGTGTCAAGCGCAAAAGAAGTGCCTCACTAGAGGGAACCA CATTTGACTGCAAAGCGAGGCGGCAGCGTTTAAGGCAGAGCTCAAAGAAGAAGATGCTTCCGTTAACACAAACGCCAGAGGAAATGTACAGACTTACATGCAG GTTCTGTGACCTCGTCTTCCAGGGTCCCCTATCGGTCCAGGAGGACTGGGTGAAGCATTTACAAAGACACATCATGAACACTGGTGTCCCCCACACTGGGCTTGGCATGGTTGAGGTCACGTCACCATCCACAGACTTGGCTTGCATCAAGACGGACCAAGAGGACACTCTCAATGCTGCACAAGCCACCTCGTGA